In Siniperca chuatsi isolate FFG_IHB_CAS linkage group LG20, ASM2008510v1, whole genome shotgun sequence, the following proteins share a genomic window:
- the tbx6 gene encoding T-box transcription factor TBX6: MLSMEMYPNLTLGPQRIGDCFYRDRQAQAHMPLFPPACDGAAKALPPRLLAPPPVPNEPATKTPKDEVRMELENASLWKQFSSVGTEMIITKKGRRMFPGLRLKLSGLNPSLRYILLLDIIPADNSRYRFQGGGWQAVGGAEARLPDRVFIHPDSPATGAHWQSRTISFHYAKLTNNTLDTQGHIILHSLHRYQPRVHVIEARDVLRWGGGQHSFVFPETQFITVTAYQNNRITELKINSNPFAKGFREDGMNSKKQRDARQKRKISDLTEPLDIVNCDPCDSTELLPQPMTTPTSTDLQALTLASLSPLPNPSCGFRPEEASYQDTLVPQQALDLGQAFMASRMSDISISMANGMQDTLGSEVEDSMTERSDTIAYTSTFTAAQANSSSFPSVPLPQSSSSFSSLPVPDSSETSEPQPSIPPIDYPSILSSSPTLSSSSTTPSLQQTSFTFPTPPPSNSSSPQPLLSSSSSSVNTYHTIPETISPHTPTDASFPATFQSGLQDQISAHSLLTQPSQPLQGETIISGNNAPSNQSSAAFVYPNILPANTDPASVTAQPLPNQNHPPAPSLPYSLPTHGAPTSFAFPSVPPHMQNLSFPNVSPSSAHPALHLQNLSHQSQAPSYAAGFPPSSFTHPSSSLSHPPFQPSSCLAVSSSFQQSINSVPLPQTVHPQNLPNPSTSSSTSSYPPVEISAIPQFNHAAAYRPEMVLHHPSLRPQLDPSLPSSLPSSTPPPALYPAFPSYSLRLCQDPHSSLSIPFRHLYRQHQHGHAHPQGSYLDMSTRAVF; the protein is encoded by the exons ATGCTGAGCATGGAGATGTACCCCAATTTGACTCTGGGACCACAAAGGATCGGAGACTGCTTTTACAGAG ACCGGCAGGCTCAAGCCCACATGCCGTTGTTCCCTCCGGCCTGTGACGGGGCGGCCAAAGCCCTGCCCCCGAGGCTGCTGGCCCCTCCCCCTGTCCCCAACGAGCCTGCCACTAAAACCCCAAAAGATGAGGTGAGGATGGAGCTGGAGAACGCGTCTTTATGGAAACAGTTCAGCTCGGTGGGCACAGAGATGATCATCACAAAGAAGGGCAG ACGGATGTTCCCAGGGCTGAGGTTAAAGCTCTCAGGCCTGAACCCATCTCTCCGTTACATCCTCCTCCTGGACATCATCCCGGCGGACAACTCCCGCTATCGTTTCCAGGGTGGTGGCTGGCAGGCTGTTGGCGGGGCAGAGGCGAGGCTACCAGACCGGGTTTTCATCCACCCAGACTCACCTGCCACGGGCGCTCACTGGCAGAGCCGCACCATCTCGTTTCACTATGCCAAGCTCACGAACAACACACTGGACACACAGGGACAT aTAATCCTGCACTCGCTGCATCGCTACCAGCCCAGAGTTCATGTAATTGAAGCCAGAGACGTGCTGAGGTGGGGCGGAGGGCAACACTCCTTCGTTTTCCCTGAGACCCAGTTTATCACAGTCACTGCCTACCAGAACAACAGG atcACTGAGCTGAAGATCAACTCCAACCCCTTTGCTAAAGGCTTCCGAGAGGACGGCATGAACAGCAAAAA ACAAAGAGATGCAAGACAGAAGCGCAAAATATCTGACTTGACAGAACCTTTGGATATCG TGAACTGTGATCCATGCGACTCTACTGAGCTTCTGCCGCAGCCCATGACCACCCCCACCAGCACAGACCTGCAGGCCCTCACTCTGGCCTCTCTGTCCCCACTGCCCAACCCCTCCTGTGGGTTCAGACCAGAGGAGGCCTCCTATCAGGACACGCTGGTCCCGCAGCAGGCGCTAGACCTCGGCCAGGCATTCATGGCATCCCGGATGTCTGATATCAGCATCTCCATGGCCAATGGGATGCAGGATACACTGGGAAGTGAGGTGGAAGATAGTATGACTGAAAG ATCAGACACTATAGCTTACACCTCCACCTTCACTGCTGCTCAGGCCAactcctcctctttcccctcagttcctcttcctcagtcatcctcctccttctcctccctccccgtCCCCGACTCTTCAGAAACATCCGAACCTCAGCCCTCCATCCCTCCTATCGACTATCCCTCCATTCTGTCCTCCTCCCccacactctcctcctcctccaccactccCTCCCTGCAGCAGACCTCCTTCACCTTCCCCACTCCGCCTCCTTCTAACTCCTCCTCGCCACAGCcactcctgtcctcctcctcctcctctgtcaacACCTATCACACCATCCCAGAGACAATCAGCCCCCATACACCTACAGATGCTTCTTTTCCTGCCACATTTCAGTCAGGTCTGCAGGACCAAATATCAGCTCATTCTCTGCTCACCCAACCTAGTCAGCCGCTGCAGGGTGAAACTATTATCAGTGGAAATAATGCACCCAGCAATCAAAGCTCAGCAGCATTTGTCTATCCAAATATCCTTCCTGCAAATACTGATCCTGCTTCAGTTACCGCTCAGCCTCTCCCCAACCAAAACCACCCACCAGCTCCCAGTCTGCCATACTCCCTACCCACTCATGGTGCCCCCACATCTTTTGCCTTCCCCTCTGTCCCTCCACACATGCAAAATCTGTCATTTCCAAATGTGTCTCCTAGCTCTGCCCATCCTGCCCTGCACCTCCAAAATCTGAGCCACCAATCCCAAGCTCCTTCCTATGCTGCTggcttccctccctcctctttcacTCATCCATCATCCTCCCTTTCTCACCCTCCTTTCCAACCCTCCTCTTGCTTGGctgtctcctcttctttccaGCAGTCTATCAACTCTGTTCCATTGCCACAAACAGTCCATCCTCAAAACCTGCCCAATCCCTctacttcctcctccacctcctcataCCCTCCAGTTGAAATAAGTGCCATCCCACAGTTCAATCATGCTGCCGCCTACCGACCAGAGATGGTACTGCACCACCCGTCTCTTCGCCCTCAGCTGGATCCATCACTTCCTTCCAGTCttccctcctccacccctcccccAGCCCTCTACCCCGCCTTTCCGTCCTACTCTCTCCGGCTTTGTCAGGACCCTCACTCATCCCTCTCCATCCCATTCAGGCATCTGTACAGACAACACCAGCATGGCCACGCCCACCCCCAGGGGTCCTACCTGGATATGAGCACAAGagctgtgttttaa
- the prodh2 gene encoding hydroxyproline dehydrogenase → MMMCSRLSPLLPHLLSLRLLGTAASRTVPVKQPNLLSATLAFEDPSAFRVKSLVELIRALGVFRLCSFPLLVNNCGKLMSVARTLLGRRGFSLLLRPTVYAQFVAGENESEISQSMEKLSLLGLRPMLAVPIEEDLGESTGEKRYDDNMEAMLECVRMSYSNAWSKDPMMQLKITALLSPELCVKLTTLIAQQPYDLNLLVRAMDGEPISFPGLDESEVTHFLCGLHRLNKIGEASVNKVRVLVDAEYTYMNPALSLVTMAMMKKFNKDGAWIWNTYQCYLKESRSLLLEALRLSKDEGFCLGVKLVRGAYMDKERKLAEKEGRLDPIHKSWEDTNDSYNGSLDVMLEVISQRPERYRIIVASHNEESVRRAAKRIEELGIDKDGGSVCFGQLLGMCDHVSLTLAKEGYAIYKSVPYGSVEDTLPYLVRRAQENRTVLQGIRKERDLLRQELYRRLSLRRCS, encoded by the exons ATGATGATGTGCTCTCGTTTGAGTCCCTTGCTCCCTCACCTCTTGTCGTTGAGGCTGCTGGGTACTGCGGCCTCCAGGACGGTGCCGGTCAAGCAGCCCAACCTTCTCTCAGCGACTCTGGCCTTTGAGGATCCCAGTGCCTTCAGGGTGAAGAGTTTGGTTGAGCTAATCCGTGCTCTGGGCGTCTTCCGACTCTGCTCCTTCCCTCTGCTGGTTAACAACTGTGGGAAG CTGATGTCGGTAGCACGCACCCTCTTGGGGAGGAGGGGGTTTTCCTTGCTGCTGCGACCCACTGTGTATGCCCAGTTTGTGGCCGGAGAGAACGAGAGTGAGATCTCTCAGTCCATGGAGAAGTTGAGCTTGCTGGGACTGAGGCCCATGCTGGCAGTACCCATTGAGGAGGATCTGGGAGAAAGCACTGG AGAGAAGAGATATGACGACAACATGGAGGCCATGTTGGAATGTGTACGAATGTCCTACAGCAACGCTTGGAGCAAAGACCCGATGATGCAGCTGAAGATCACAGCCCTGCTCAGCCCGGAGCTGTGT GTGAAACTCACAACCCTCATCGCACAACAACCATACGACCTGAATCTCCTTGTCAGAGCTATGGATGGAGAG ccaatcagcttTCCTGGTCTAGATGAAAGTGAAGTTACCCATTTCCTCTGTGGCCTGCACAGACTCAACAAAATAGGAGAG gcaAGTGTGAACAAAGTCCGAGTCCTGGTTGATGCAGAGTACACCTACATGAACCCTGCCCTCTCTCTTGTCACCATGGCAATGATGAAGAAGTTTAACAAAGATGGAGCCTGGATTTGGAATACATATCAGTGTTACCTGAAG GAGTCTAGGTCTCTCCTGTTAGAAGCTCTGCGTCTGTCCAAGGATGAGGGTTTCTGTCTGGGAGTCAAGCTGGTACGAGGAGCCTACATGGACAAAGAGAGGAAGCTGGCAGAGAAAGAGGGTCGTCTGGACCCCATCCACAAGAGCTGGGAGGACACCAATGACAG ttaCAACGGCTCACTGGATGTGATGCTGGAAGTCATATCCCAGAGACCGGAGCGCTACAGGATCATAGTTGCCTCTCACAACGAGGAGTCAGTGAGACGAGCCGCCAAACG GATTGAAGAGTTGGGGATAGACAAAGATGGAGGCTCAGTGTGTTTCGGCCAGCTGCTGGGCATGTGTGATCACGTCTCCCTTACACTAG cTAAGGAGGGTTATGCCATTTACAAGTCAGTGCCGTACGGCTCAGTGGAAGACACGCTCCCCTACCTGGTGCGTCGGGCTCAGGAAAATCGCACCGTGTTGCAGGGAATCCGCAAAGAGAGGGACCTACTAAGGCAAGAGCTCTACAGGAGACTGAGCCTGAGGAGATGCAGCTAG